One stretch of Bombina bombina isolate aBomBom1 chromosome 7, aBomBom1.pri, whole genome shotgun sequence DNA includes these proteins:
- the LOC128636360 gene encoding tigger transposable element-derived protein 4-like has translation MAPRKCNTLTLAMKVKVIEAYTKDKLSVKQCVEKFKCGKTQIYEAIKNKEKIMEEWLAGNGEVKRKAKATGNEDLNKLLWEWFVAARSKNVPISGPILQTQALALAKELGKTDFKASNGWLESFKRRHCIVWNEICGEAKDVDQETVSQWEEKLKMLKEPYATKDIYNGDETGLFFRLLPSKTLAVKREKCTGGKLSKERLTVFLCGNMDGRLEKPLVIGKAAKPRCFKNIDTTQLPVIWRANKKAWMTAELMSEWLKIFDRKMKREGHKVILFLDNATCHPHLKLSNVKLAWFPANTTSVTQPMDQGVIYTMKTHYRKLLLQSLVANISTTQNVHQLAKNDNEELPEIIQVTVEENNDIRSLFQQGGLVDSEIDRYIDIDKELATESTFTNAVELIDQQQDSDENMDDDQSAETTEIPSEPAIKSYQDALEIVHQLQEFALFNNCPELLEPITSTRHLIEKRITNAPRKQATLLALWGQENQ, from the exons ATGGCTCCTAGAAAGTGCAACACTCTTACTCTTGCTATGAAAGTTAAAGTGATTGAGGCCTACACAAAAGATaagttgtctgtaaaacaatgtgTTGAGAAATTTAAGTGTGGCAAAACACAAATTtatgaagctatcaaaaataaagagaaaatcatggaAGAATGGTTAGCTGGCAATGGCGAAGTGAAGAGGAAAGCGAAGGCAACTGGAAATGAAGATTTAAACAAGCTCCTGTGGGAATGGTTTGTAGCTGCACGCTCTAAAAATGTACCAATTTCTGGTCCTATACTACAAACACAAGCCCTCGCACTAGCCAAAGAATTAGGCAAAACAGATTTCAAGGCATCTAATGGCTGGttggaaagttttaaaaggagGCATTGCATTGTATGGAATGAAATATGTGGAGAAGCAAAGGATGTAGATCAAGAAACTGTTAGCCAATGGGAAGAAAAGCTCAAAATGCTTAAGGAACCATACGCTACAAAAGATATCTACAATGGCGATGAAACTGGCCTATTCTTTAGGTTGCTACCTTCAAAAACTCTGGCTGTTAAACGTGAAAAATGCACAGGAGGAAAGTTATCCAAGGAAAGATTGACGGTGTTCCTCTGTGGAAACATGGATGGGAGATTggagaagcctcttgtgattggtaaggCAGCAAAGCCACGTTGCTTCAAAAACATAGACACTACACAGCTTCCCGTTATTTGGCGTGCAAATAAAAAAGCCTGGATGACAGCAGAACTAATGTCTGAATGGCTCAAGATTTTTGACAGAAAAATGAAGAGAGAAGGTCATAAAGTCATCCTGTTTTTGGATAACGCTACCTGCCATCCACATCTGAAACTTAGCAATGTAAAATTAGCCTGGTTCCCTGCAAACACAACAAGCGTAACACAGCCAATGGACCAAGGTGTTATCTACACGATGAAGACACACTATAGAAAATTATTGCTACAGTCCTTGGTTGCAAACATTTCTACCACACAAAATGTACACCAGCTTGCCAA GAACGATAATGAAGAATTGCCAGAAATAATACAGGTGACTGTAGAAGAAAACAATGATATTCGTTCATTATTCCAGCAAGGAGGTCTTGTTGACAGTGAAATAGACCGTTACATTGACATAGACAAAGAACTTGCGACGGAAAGCACATTTACAAATGCTGTGGAACTTATAGATCAACAACAAGATAGTGATGAGAACATGGATGACGATCAAAGTGCTGAAACCACAGAAATTCCCAGTGAGCCAGCAATCAAAAGCTACCAAGATGCTCTAGAGATAGTTCACCAGTTGCAAGAGTTTGCATTATTTAATAACTGCCCGGAGCTTCTAGAACCAATAACATCCACTagacatttaattgaaaaaaggaTAACCAATGCCCCAAGAAAACAAGCAACATTATTGGCACTGTGGGGGCAAGAAAACCAATAA